In the Flavobacterium acetivorans genome, one interval contains:
- a CDS encoding RagB/SusD family nutrient uptake outer membrane protein, which yields MKNKNKFLVTLAIFSIFLLNSCSEEIVEIDPSGTVKSETAFSSPTLIQAAVNGVYNAAQMGVFNGTEGSPASRGYVFGAAYFQQNEARGEDVVNTEAFYQLTYEANYDATSANNVYYWSDAYLLINKANVVLKGLDGAVANGTITEAIANGYRAEIRYFRALTHLELLKHFAMPYTYTSDASHLGVPYRTAAIVTPEDVDANLSKARNTVAECYTLALDDLNFAELNAPTKAQRAGIDKIVKVNKGAAISTKIVAYQNMRNWPAVLIEFAKLEGQYALEANPMGVFANNYGNNESIFSMYNTANTNPGVNGALASQFNRRNLIAISPLIWRDSQWLVDDKRRADTEVVSNAVFTRKYKDVTNYSDGSPLIRYAEMVLAAAEANARLGNSTDALVLLNKVRDRALANPTTQAYTAISFATDADLVKAILKERRIEFICEGKRWGDIHRLLNDDIAPTTGIPSKVPNGYPAASAYALGTPYSGSLTAAIPSTDRRFLWPIPLQETNNNPTLKAQQNPGW from the coding sequence ATGAAAAATAAAAATAAATTTTTAGTAACCTTAGCGATTTTTTCAATTTTTTTATTGAATTCCTGTTCAGAAGAAATCGTTGAAATTGATCCGTCTGGAACAGTTAAGTCTGAAACAGCATTTTCAAGTCCTACGCTAATTCAAGCAGCAGTAAACGGAGTTTATAATGCTGCTCAGATGGGAGTATTCAATGGTACTGAAGGTAGCCCTGCTTCTAGAGGATATGTTTTTGGAGCAGCTTATTTTCAACAAAACGAAGCTAGAGGAGAGGATGTTGTAAATACGGAAGCTTTCTATCAATTGACTTATGAAGCCAATTACGATGCGACTTCAGCTAATAATGTTTATTACTGGTCAGATGCCTATCTTTTGATTAATAAAGCAAATGTTGTGCTTAAAGGATTAGACGGAGCTGTTGCTAATGGTACAATCACTGAAGCTATTGCTAATGGTTACAGGGCTGAGATACGCTATTTCAGAGCATTAACTCATTTGGAATTACTGAAGCATTTTGCAATGCCTTATACTTATACTTCTGATGCTTCGCACCTTGGTGTGCCATACAGGACTGCTGCTATTGTTACTCCTGAAGATGTTGATGCAAATCTGTCTAAAGCTAGGAATACCGTAGCTGAATGTTATACTTTGGCTTTAGATGATTTGAATTTTGCGGAATTAAATGCTCCAACAAAAGCACAAAGAGCCGGGATTGATAAGATAGTTAAGGTGAATAAAGGGGCAGCTATATCAACCAAAATAGTTGCTTACCAAAACATGAGAAATTGGCCAGCTGTATTGATCGAATTTGCTAAATTGGAAGGTCAGTATGCCTTAGAAGCCAATCCTATGGGAGTATTTGCTAATAATTATGGCAATAATGAATCTATTTTCTCAATGTATAATACAGCAAATACAAATCCAGGGGTTAATGGTGCTTTAGCTTCGCAATTTAACAGACGAAATCTTATTGCTATTTCTCCTTTGATTTGGAGAGATAGCCAATGGTTAGTGGATGATAAAAGGAGAGCCGATACTGAGGTGGTATCTAATGCCGTGTTTACACGAAAATACAAAGATGTAACTAATTACTCAGATGGATCACCATTGATTAGATATGCTGAAATGGTTTTAGCTGCAGCTGAAGCTAATGCTAGATTAGGAAATAGTACAGATGCTTTAGTTTTGCTTAATAAAGTTAGAGATAGAGCTTTGGCAAATCCAACTACTCAAGCATATACTGCAATTTCTTTTGCAACAGATGCTGATTTAGTAAAAGCAATTCTTAAAGAGAGAAGAATTGAATTTATTTGTGAAGGGAAGAGATGGGGTGATATTCATAGACTTTTGAATGATGACATTGCTCCGACTACAGGGATTCCAAGTAAAGTTCCTAATGGTTATCCAGCAGCATCTGCTTATGCTTTGGGGACGCCTTATAGTGGTAGTTTGACAGCAGCTATTCCGTCTACAGATAGAAGATTTTTATGGCCTATACCACTTCAAGAAACTAATAATAACCCAACTTTGAAAGCTCAGCAAAACCCTGGTTGGTAG
- a CDS encoding putative porin, protein MRILFFLYFLIVPTVLFSQIRSAENTNKIKSLRGDSESIKEQKAKEQASIDQYRFITLERDTTYIDTSLTIQKEYSHNYLRKDNFGLLAFPNEGQTYNTLQYSLTKFSPYPEFGFKAKHFNFLEANQIRYSSVATPVTELYFKSVMEKGQSLDAFFTLNITPRLNFSIAYKGLRSSGKYINQLASTGNFRFTTSYNTSNERYFANAHYTYQDILNEENGGITTISDFENEDPKYDNRQRLEVYLTDAKSFLKGKRIFLDHFFRINTTKGANNLYVAHQFNYENKFFEYNQVTVPSTVGATTVFRFGDSYVTSGINDQTRYNKMYNKAGLTYENMTLGKFHFFVDDFRSNYYYNQILIRDDKTIPASLSRNINSAGGQYEYQKNNWKGNFLYSRSITNQSLSNLDANLQYDLNEDYQFSFKYQNLNKLPNDNYNLYQSSYIGYNWYNDFRNEKINTIVANASTPWIEASVQLMTLRDHLYFENTAIYNEEQVITPNQYGKTINYVSVKVAKEFKFGNFALNNTLLYQKTDQMDAILNVPEIVTRNTIYYTNYMFKKALFLQTGVTLNYFTKYMANDYNPVIGEFFIQNKKEIGNYPNLDFFINAKIQRTRIYLKAEHFNSSFSGNNFYSAPNMPYRDFMIRFGLIWNFFN, encoded by the coding sequence ATGAGAATTCTCTTCTTTTTATATTTTTTAATAGTGCCAACAGTGTTGTTCTCTCAAATAAGATCTGCGGAGAATACGAACAAAATAAAATCCTTGAGGGGAGATTCAGAATCCATTAAAGAACAGAAAGCCAAAGAACAGGCTAGTATAGACCAATACCGTTTTATTACCTTAGAACGCGATACAACCTATATTGATACTTCACTTACAATACAAAAAGAATACAGTCACAACTATTTACGCAAGGATAATTTTGGGCTTTTGGCTTTTCCTAATGAAGGACAAACCTACAATACGCTACAATATAGTTTAACGAAGTTTTCTCCTTACCCGGAATTTGGTTTTAAGGCCAAACACTTCAATTTCTTGGAAGCAAACCAAATTAGATACAGCTCTGTGGCTACGCCGGTAACCGAATTGTATTTTAAGTCCGTGATGGAAAAAGGACAATCTCTAGATGCTTTTTTTACTTTGAATATTACGCCAAGGCTTAATTTTTCTATTGCTTACAAAGGCTTGCGTTCCAGTGGAAAATACATTAACCAACTAGCAAGTACGGGAAACTTTAGATTTACCACCAGTTATAATACGTCAAACGAACGTTATTTTGCGAATGCTCATTATACCTATCAAGATATTTTAAATGAAGAAAATGGCGGAATCACGACCATTTCGGATTTCGAGAATGAAGACCCTAAATACGATAACCGACAAAGGTTAGAGGTCTATTTGACCGATGCCAAGTCTTTTCTAAAGGGGAAAAGAATATTTTTAGACCATTTTTTTAGAATCAATACTACAAAAGGAGCCAACAATTTATATGTGGCACATCAGTTCAATTATGAGAATAAGTTTTTCGAGTACAATCAGGTAACGGTTCCTTCAACTGTAGGTGCTACAACAGTATTTCGTTTTGGGGATTCTTATGTGACAAGCGGAATCAACGATCAAACCCGTTACAATAAAATGTACAATAAGGCGGGATTGACTTATGAGAATATGACTCTGGGAAAATTTCATTTTTTTGTAGATGACTTCAGAAGCAATTACTATTACAACCAAATTTTAATTCGAGATGACAAGACCATACCTGCCTCATTGAGTAGAAATATTAATAGCGCCGGCGGACAATACGAATATCAAAAAAACAATTGGAAAGGGAATTTTTTATATTCCAGATCAATTACAAATCAGTCTTTGTCTAATTTGGATGCCAATTTACAATATGATTTAAATGAGGATTATCAATTTTCGTTTAAATATCAAAACTTAAATAAGCTCCCAAATGATAATTACAATTTGTATCAAAGCAGTTATATTGGGTATAATTGGTACAATGATTTTAGAAATGAGAAAATAAATACTATCGTGGCCAATGCCAGTACGCCTTGGATCGAAGCTTCGGTTCAATTGATGACGCTAAGGGATCATTTGTATTTTGAAAATACAGCCATTTATAATGAAGAACAAGTTATCACTCCAAATCAGTACGGAAAAACGATAAATTACGTTTCGGTAAAAGTTGCTAAGGAATTTAAATTTGGGAATTTTGCCTTAAACAATACGCTTTTGTATCAAAAAACGGATCAAATGGATGCCATTCTAAATGTTCCCGAGATTGTAACGCGAAATACCATTTACTATACTAATTATATGTTTAAAAAAGCCCTGTTTCTGCAAACCGGAGTGACTTTAAATTATTTTACAAAATACATGGCTAATGATTACAATCCTGTAATTGGAGAGTTTTTTATCCAAAATAAAAAGGAAATTGGGAATTATCCTAACCTGGATTTTTTCATTAACGCCAAAATTCAGAGAACCCGTATTTATCTAAAGGCGGAGCATTTTAATTCTTCATTTTCTGGAAATAACTTCTATTCCGCACCCAATATGCCTTATCGTGATTTCATGATCCGATTTGGTTTGATTTGGAACTTTTTCAATTAA
- a CDS encoding pyridoxal-phosphate dependent enzyme, producing the protein MQYEENILGTIGNTPLVKLNKVIKGIDALVLAKVETFNPGNSVKDRMAVKMIEDAEADGRLKPGGTIIEGTSGNTGMGLALVAIIKGYKLICVISDKQSKEKMDILRAVGAKVVVCPTDVEPTDPRSYYSVSKRLAEETPNSWYVNQYDNPSNALAHYEQTGPEIWKQTEGKITHFVSGVGTGGTISGIGKYLKEKNPNIKIWGIDTYGSVFKKYHETGIFDENEIYSYITEGIGEDILPKNVDFSLIDGFTKVTDKDAAVYTRKIALEEGIFVGNSAGAAVKGLLQLKEHFKPEDVVVVLFHDSGSRYVGKMFNDDWMRERGFLDENITKAEDVIQDHIEKPLIVARTEELVSHAIERMRKYKISQIPVIDINGFVGSLDESDLFQSYVNDKNTAERPIREVMGKPYPIVKLGTAIEEVSKLFTKENQAVLLDLGNGRYHIITKYDIIGSIK; encoded by the coding sequence ATGCAATACGAAGAAAATATATTAGGTACAATTGGCAATACACCATTGGTGAAACTCAATAAAGTGATCAAAGGAATAGACGCTTTGGTACTGGCCAAAGTGGAAACTTTTAACCCTGGGAATTCAGTCAAAGACAGAATGGCGGTAAAAATGATTGAAGACGCTGAGGCTGATGGAAGATTAAAACCAGGCGGAACCATCATCGAAGGAACTTCTGGAAATACTGGAATGGGATTGGCCTTAGTGGCAATCATAAAAGGATACAAATTAATCTGTGTGATATCAGATAAACAGTCTAAAGAAAAAATGGACATCCTTCGTGCTGTTGGCGCTAAAGTAGTGGTTTGTCCTACTGATGTTGAACCTACTGATCCTAGATCGTATTATTCGGTTTCGAAAAGACTGGCCGAGGAAACACCAAATTCCTGGTATGTAAACCAATACGATAATCCATCTAATGCATTAGCGCATTATGAACAAACAGGTCCTGAAATTTGGAAACAAACCGAAGGCAAAATCACCCATTTTGTTTCTGGTGTGGGAACCGGTGGAACCATTTCGGGAATTGGAAAATACTTGAAAGAGAAAAATCCAAATATCAAAATTTGGGGAATTGATACCTATGGATCGGTGTTTAAAAAGTACCATGAAACCGGGATTTTTGATGAAAACGAAATTTACTCCTACATCACCGAAGGAATCGGAGAAGATATTTTACCTAAGAATGTTGATTTTTCGCTGATTGATGGTTTTACAAAAGTCACTGATAAAGATGCTGCAGTATATACCCGTAAGATTGCTCTTGAGGAAGGAATTTTTGTTGGGAATTCAGCAGGAGCAGCGGTAAAAGGATTGTTACAGCTAAAAGAACATTTCAAACCAGAAGATGTAGTTGTGGTTTTATTCCATGATTCGGGAAGCCGTTATGTGGGTAAAATGTTCAATGATGATTGGATGAGAGAGCGTGGTTTTCTTGATGAGAATATTACCAAAGCAGAGGACGTAATTCAAGATCACATCGAAAAACCTTTGATTGTAGCGCGCACCGAAGAATTGGTTTCGCATGCGATAGAAAGAATGCGTAAATACAAAATTTCGCAAATTCCAGTGATTGATATTAACGGTTTTGTGGGTTCGCTTGATGAATCAGATTTGTTTCAAAGTTATGTCAATGATAAAAATACTGCCGAAAGACCTATTCGTGAAGTGATGGGAAAACCCTATCCAATAGTGAAATTAGGAACTGCAATTGAAGAAGTTTCTAAACTGTTTACCAAAGAAAATCAAGCTGTATTGTTGGATTTAGGAAATGGTAGATATCATATTATTACAAAATATGATATTATCGGTTCTATCAAATAA
- a CDS encoding 3'-5' exonuclease has protein sequence MTFTAIDFETATAFHPCSVGIVTVENGVIVDEFVSLIKPPNNLYSPFTIQVHGIYPRDTVNAKSFLQVFPEIQKRLKNRLVVAHNESFDRNVLAKSMALYGLDYADLNIASRWECTVKIYKAKGLRPTKLSDCCRAMKIQLNHHEALSDARACAKLYLLR, from the coding sequence ATGACCTTCACTGCGATAGATTTTGAAACCGCGACAGCCTTCCATCCTTGTTCGGTGGGTATTGTAACCGTAGAAAACGGAGTTATTGTAGATGAGTTTGTCAGCCTAATCAAACCGCCCAATAATCTCTATTCTCCGTTTACCATTCAAGTGCATGGGATTTATCCTAGAGACACAGTCAATGCAAAATCATTTCTTCAGGTTTTTCCCGAAATTCAAAAACGGTTAAAAAATAGGCTTGTCGTGGCTCACAACGAAAGTTTTGACCGCAACGTTCTGGCTAAATCAATGGCGCTTTATGGCTTAGATTATGCCGATTTGAATATTGCTTCTCGCTGGGAATGCACGGTGAAAATTTATAAGGCCAAAGGATTGAGACCAACTAAGCTTAGCGACTGCTGCCGAGCAATGAAAATTCAACTCAATCACCATGAAGCTTTGTCAGATGCTCGGGCTTGTGCCAAATTATATTTATTGCGATAG
- a CDS encoding GLPGLI family protein, which translates to MKNYYILLLALCVILPTQAQKKPKSIKVSYLKSSNGKVLGNQDPILLFTSEKTSLVSTEKIRLQKADFPIEQVFVDFQLKTISQLAQFKNQSTILSIDSLALGKQNFTFSTETRKILGYNCKKATTSINSNTIELWYTDELNLKGAPTVLGQDLGLVLEMVRNGNSKVTANKIEILKNVPAFLKLPIPQPKIVDQLTYKDLLWKSRFTSIPIFEKEIINFSDAAQSNDSILRFANGTIIVKKVRFPKIKKGSSVFVDVTEQSNGDAYDRTGSVFVIPTDKSISFLDGLKNGAKTLPIYENGNGEKYQGVVRTENYAPLLELMRFFTPFGVKQFNNLQLKNKVWQDSVYYRQEISELLPALDDQEVWVGMNIGNYDKGGHKVSLNVSIHQGDDSQTQNSWLLPLFNTNNVMEMAGQQYATMFNSEKGLELTFEVPEGNKNYKLRYITTGHGGWGNGDEFIPKKNTILVDSKEIFAFTPWRTDCGSYRLSNPASGNFSNGLSSSDLSRSNWCPGTVTPPVYIDLGKLSAGKHSIQVTIPQGAPEGSSFSSWNVSGIIIME; encoded by the coding sequence ATGAAAAACTATTACATCCTACTCCTTGCGCTTTGTGTAATCTTACCAACTCAGGCACAAAAAAAACCAAAATCAATAAAAGTAAGTTATCTAAAAAGTTCTAACGGAAAAGTTTTGGGAAACCAAGATCCAATACTACTCTTTACTTCTGAAAAAACCAGCCTAGTTAGTACCGAAAAAATCAGGCTTCAAAAAGCCGATTTTCCAATTGAACAAGTTTTTGTTGACTTTCAATTGAAAACCATTTCGCAATTAGCTCAATTCAAAAATCAAAGCACAATTTTAAGCATTGATAGTTTGGCTTTGGGCAAACAAAATTTCACATTTAGTACCGAAACCAGAAAAATATTAGGCTACAATTGCAAGAAAGCCACAACCTCAATCAATTCCAATACGATAGAATTATGGTACACGGATGAGTTGAATCTAAAAGGAGCACCTACAGTTTTAGGACAAGATCTGGGCTTGGTCCTAGAAATGGTTCGCAATGGAAACAGCAAAGTGACCGCCAACAAAATAGAAATATTAAAGAATGTTCCTGCATTTCTAAAACTTCCCATTCCCCAACCCAAAATAGTAGATCAGCTGACGTATAAAGACCTGCTTTGGAAAAGCCGTTTCACTTCTATTCCAATTTTCGAAAAAGAAATCATCAACTTTTCGGATGCAGCCCAATCTAATGACAGTATTTTACGATTTGCCAATGGTACTATCATTGTCAAGAAAGTACGTTTTCCTAAAATCAAAAAAGGAAGTTCTGTTTTTGTAGATGTTACAGAACAATCTAACGGTGATGCCTACGACAGAACCGGATCTGTATTTGTAATTCCTACTGACAAAAGCATTTCGTTCTTAGATGGTTTAAAAAACGGAGCCAAAACACTTCCTATTTATGAAAATGGAAATGGAGAAAAATACCAAGGAGTTGTTCGTACAGAAAATTATGCTCCTCTGCTGGAACTGATGCGTTTCTTTACTCCTTTTGGCGTAAAGCAATTCAATAACCTTCAATTAAAAAATAAAGTTTGGCAAGATAGCGTGTATTATCGCCAAGAAATTTCAGAACTGCTTCCTGCCTTAGATGATCAAGAAGTGTGGGTAGGGATGAATATTGGAAATTATGACAAAGGCGGTCATAAAGTGAGCCTGAATGTTTCTATTCATCAAGGAGATGACAGTCAAACGCAAAACAGTTGGTTGCTGCCTCTTTTCAACACCAATAATGTCATGGAAATGGCCGGACAACAATATGCTACCATGTTCAATAGCGAGAAAGGTCTCGAACTAACATTTGAAGTGCCGGAAGGCAACAAAAATTACAAACTTCGCTACATCACCACCGGTCACGGCGGATGGGGAAATGGCGATGAATTTATACCAAAGAAGAATACGATATTAGTCGATTCTAAAGAGATTTTTGCTTTCACTCCCTGGCGTACTGATTGCGGTTCGTATCGCTTGAGTAACCCCGCTTCAGGGAATTTTAGCAATGGATTGTCATCGTCTGATTTAAGCCGTTCAAACTGGTGTCCCGGTACTGTTACTCCTCCTGTCTATATTGATCTAGGAAAACTATCCGCCGGAAAACACAGCATCCAAGTTACAATTCCTCAAGGAGCACCCGAAGGCTCTAGTTTTAGTTCATGGAATGTATCGGGAATAATAATCATGGAATAA
- a CDS encoding DUF2851 family protein, with protein sequence MKEDFLHYLWKFKKFDTLNLKTSAGEEISIVNAGQYLELAGPDFFNAQIIIGNQKWAGNVEIHLKSSDWYVHHHENDRAYENVILHVVWEHDTAVFRKNNSEIPVLELKNYVDSRVLSNYESLVSPKSWIFCEKQIKEIEGFTFKNWQERLFFERLERKSKPVFELLETTNNDWETVLFCLLAKNFGLNTNGESFLRIAQSIPFSIVRKESIEVENLEALFLGYAGLLDSEKEDNYFTDLKSRFAYLSHKYQLDKNSRVYVQFFKHRPDNFPTIRLSQLANLYHSHHNLFSKVQNPGTVTDIYQLFQIASSTYWENHYQFDKVSPKKKKKLSKAFVDLIIINTIVPIQFAYAKSQGSEISEDLIKLLNGVVPEKNAVMDKFIFFGIKPKNAFETQSLLQLKNEYCTKNKCLECAVGIDLLRSN encoded by the coding sequence ATGAAAGAAGATTTTCTCCATTACCTGTGGAAATTTAAGAAATTTGACACTTTAAATTTAAAAACATCAGCTGGTGAGGAGATTTCTATTGTTAATGCGGGGCAATATCTCGAATTAGCAGGGCCTGATTTTTTTAATGCCCAAATAATCATTGGTAATCAAAAATGGGCCGGGAATGTTGAAATTCATCTTAAATCTTCAGATTGGTATGTGCATCATCACGAGAATGATCGGGCTTATGAAAATGTAATTCTACATGTAGTTTGGGAACATGACACTGCTGTTTTTAGGAAAAATAATTCAGAGATTCCTGTTTTGGAGCTTAAGAATTATGTTGATTCAAGAGTTTTGTCAAATTACGAGTCGCTTGTGTCGCCTAAATCCTGGATTTTTTGCGAAAAACAAATAAAAGAAATTGAGGGATTTACTTTTAAAAATTGGCAAGAGCGCTTGTTTTTTGAACGTTTAGAAAGAAAATCAAAACCGGTGTTTGAGTTGTTGGAAACCACTAATAATGATTGGGAAACAGTTTTGTTTTGTCTGTTGGCAAAAAATTTTGGATTGAATACCAATGGAGAATCTTTTTTGAGAATAGCCCAATCGATTCCTTTTTCGATTGTCAGAAAAGAAAGTATCGAAGTCGAAAATCTGGAAGCACTTTTTTTGGGTTATGCAGGTTTATTAGACTCAGAAAAGGAAGATAATTATTTTACAGATTTAAAAAGCAGGTTCGCGTATTTGTCGCATAAATATCAATTAGATAAAAACAGCCGGGTGTATGTTCAGTTTTTTAAACACCGACCTGATAATTTCCCCACAATCCGACTTTCTCAATTGGCTAATTTGTATCATAGTCATCACAATCTTTTTTCGAAAGTACAAAATCCAGGTACGGTCACGGATATTTATCAACTTTTTCAAATCGCTAGCTCGACATATTGGGAAAATCATTATCAGTTTGATAAAGTAAGTCCAAAGAAGAAGAAAAAGCTTTCTAAGGCTTTTGTTGATTTAATCATCATAAATACAATAGTCCCAATTCAGTTTGCTTATGCTAAAAGTCAAGGTTCGGAAATTTCGGAAGACTTAATAAAATTATTAAACGGAGTTGTTCCGGAGAAGAATGCGGTGATGGATAAATTTATTTTTTTTGGAATAAAACCCAAAAATGCTTTTGAAACTCAATCTCTTTTACAACTTAAAAATGAGTATTGCACTAAGAATAAATGTCTAGAATGCGCCGTTGGGATCGATTTATTAAGAAGTAATTAA
- a CDS encoding PspC domain-containing protein — MSLVIKLKFFFEKYGFHVSSRLADKLGMRVTSVRLFFIYISFVTAGLGFGVYLTLAFWIRLKDLIRAKRTSVFDL; from the coding sequence ATGTCACTAGTAATTAAACTAAAGTTCTTTTTTGAAAAATATGGTTTTCATGTATCTTCTAGGTTGGCCGATAAATTAGGAATGCGGGTGACTAGTGTGAGGCTTTTTTTTATTTACATTTCTTTTGTTACTGCAGGATTGGGATTTGGTGTGTATTTGACTTTGGCTTTTTGGATTCGTTTAAAAGATCTGATTCGTGCCAAAAGAACATCAGTTTTTGATTTATAG
- a CDS encoding amino acid permease has translation MSIWKTKPLSVLLNEASEDEKGLKRTLSSRSLVALGVGAIIGAGLFSLTGIAAAEHAGPAVTLSFVLAAIGCAFAGLCYAEFASMIPVAGSAYTYSYATMGEFMAWIIGWDLVLEYALGAATVGVSWSRYLLELLNKYGVHLNPKFICSPWETLTLGDGTVVEGGYINLPAILIVSLLSLLLIRGTKESANINNFLVVLKVIVVILFIVLGWHYIDPANYSPYIPENTGVKGQFGWTGIAAGAGTVFFAFIGFDAVSTAAQEAKNPQKGMPIGILGSLIICTILYVLFAHVMTGLIPYYQFAGDAKPAATAFAVTGYNFLQTGLIVAILAGYTSVMLVMLMGQSRVFYTMSKDGLLPPFFGEIHKKFRTPWKTNLFFMFFVSLFAGFVPVSDLGHMVSIGTLLAFTLVCFGVLVMRKKMPDAPRSFRTPFVPFVPIAGILVCVYLMYSLPYESWIRLVLWMALGVLFYFVYGKKNSKLNNPDK, from the coding sequence ATGTCAATTTGGAAAACAAAACCTCTATCGGTTTTACTAAACGAAGCGTCAGAAGATGAGAAAGGATTAAAAAGAACTTTATCTTCTCGATCACTTGTAGCCCTGGGAGTTGGTGCAATAATTGGTGCCGGATTATTTTCATTAACAGGAATTGCGGCAGCCGAACATGCGGGACCTGCTGTAACCCTCTCTTTTGTTTTAGCAGCTATAGGATGTGCCTTTGCAGGTCTTTGTTATGCTGAATTTGCATCTATGATACCTGTTGCTGGTAGCGCTTACACCTACTCTTATGCTACAATGGGAGAATTTATGGCTTGGATTATTGGTTGGGATTTGGTTTTAGAATATGCTTTAGGGGCCGCAACCGTTGGAGTAAGCTGGTCACGGTACTTACTCGAACTGCTAAACAAATATGGCGTACATCTCAATCCAAAATTTATCTGTTCGCCCTGGGAAACTCTAACCTTGGGAGATGGAACCGTAGTCGAGGGTGGCTACATCAACCTTCCTGCTATTTTAATCGTTTCTTTATTGTCTTTATTATTAATTAGAGGAACCAAAGAATCAGCAAACATCAATAACTTTTTAGTAGTATTAAAAGTTATCGTAGTAATATTGTTTATCGTTTTAGGATGGCACTATATAGACCCAGCTAACTATTCTCCATATATTCCTGAAAACACAGGTGTAAAAGGTCAATTTGGATGGACCGGAATTGCAGCCGGAGCTGGAACAGTTTTCTTCGCTTTCATTGGCTTTGATGCTGTTTCAACTGCAGCTCAAGAAGCAAAGAACCCTCAAAAAGGAATGCCAATCGGTATTTTAGGTTCTCTAATTATTTGTACTATTCTATATGTACTGTTTGCTCATGTGATGACTGGTCTTATACCTTATTATCAATTTGCTGGTGATGCAAAACCTGCTGCAACTGCATTTGCTGTAACCGGATACAACTTCCTTCAAACAGGACTAATTGTAGCTATTTTGGCAGGATACACCTCAGTAATGCTAGTGATGTTAATGGGACAAAGTCGTGTCTTTTACACCATGAGTAAAGACGGTCTATTACCTCCATTTTTTGGAGAAATTCATAAAAAATTCCGCACTCCTTGGAAAACAAATTTATTCTTTATGTTTTTTGTTAGTTTGTTTGCCGGTTTCGTACCTGTAAGTGATTTAGGTCATATGGTGAGTATTGGAACCTTATTGGCTTTTACTTTAGTTTGTTTTGGTGTTTTGGTAATGCGTAAAAAAATGCCAGATGCACCAAGATCTTTCAGAACTCCTTTCGTTCCTTTTGTTCCTATTGCAGGGATTTTAGTTTGTGTATATTTAATGTACTCTCTACCTTATGAAAGCTGGATTCGATTAGTTTTATGGATGGCTTTAGGGGTTCTTTTCTATTTTGTATACGGAAAGAAAAACAGTAAATTAAACAATCCTGACAAATAA
- a CDS encoding ComEA family DNA-binding protein has translation MDLKKANTYFKFSKSQSAGIFSLFIIIIILQSIYFFIGFDPAVQSAPEKQKWLSVQSEIDSMKEANSKRDFKIYLFNPNFITDYKGYKLGMSIEEIDRLLLYRKMGKFVNSAKEFQNVTKVSDSLLNVMSPYFKFPDWVNKQKESKKYIDYKDKTFSKKEKLVLIDINTATKEDLMKVYGIGEVISVRILKLKESLGGFVSMNQMEDVWGLSPEVIEKLNARFKISALPDIKKIDINNASLKEIAQFPYFKYALAKEIVMYRSMNGDLKGVEDLTKIKGFPIEKANIIGLYLAFN, from the coding sequence ATGGATTTAAAAAAAGCGAATACTTATTTTAAATTTTCGAAATCACAAAGTGCAGGGATTTTCTCATTATTTATAATTATTATAATCTTGCAGTCAATTTATTTTTTTATTGGTTTTGATCCAGCTGTGCAAAGCGCTCCCGAAAAACAAAAGTGGCTTTCTGTTCAGTCCGAAATTGATTCGATGAAAGAAGCGAATTCGAAACGTGATTTTAAAATTTATCTTTTCAATCCCAATTTTATTACAGATTACAAAGGGTATAAACTTGGAATGTCAATTGAAGAAATCGATAGGCTTCTTTTGTATAGAAAAATGGGGAAGTTTGTTAATTCAGCAAAAGAATTTCAAAATGTCACTAAAGTTTCTGATTCTCTTTTGAATGTAATGTCGCCTTATTTTAAATTCCCGGATTGGGTGAATAAGCAAAAAGAATCTAAAAAGTACATAGATTATAAGGATAAGACTTTTTCAAAAAAGGAAAAGCTTGTTTTGATAGACATCAATACAGCTACTAAGGAAGATTTGATGAAAGTTTATGGGATAGGCGAGGTGATTTCTGTTCGTATCTTAAAGTTGAAGGAAAGTCTTGGTGGATTTGTTTCAATGAATCAGATGGAGGATGTTTGGGGTTTGTCCCCTGAAGTAATTGAAAAGCTTAATGCTCGTTTCAAGATTTCGGCTTTGCCGGATATCAAAAAAATAGATATAAATAATGCTTCGTTAAAGGAAATTGCTCAGTTTCCATATTTTAAATATGCGTTAGCAAAGGAAATTGTAATGTATAGAAGTATGAATGGGGATCTTAAAGGTGTTGAGGATTTAACAAAAATTAAAGGTTTCCCAATAGAAAAAGCGAATATAATTGGTTTATATTTGGCATTTAATTAG